In the genome of Salinispirillum sp. LH 10-3-1, one region contains:
- a CDS encoding DUF3080 family protein → MCKAPFDLADYELFTRMVHRVRFLFFAVAVLLLSGCAKTGQDLFDDYLNRLSNVMDAPKPEWAVPSVVTAPPARAVQWDVPEVRINLLSFWDTRHCELFTLIGERNSILGRVMAPTQRWRFESRLLGAIEACMNDPRTDDDLRAVLAEWQAEKQTYWPLVTWNGTLGAPEVRHLLQTESAAWPADAIPGIHGTLDDLRIMTGWVENWPSLALPDNREFEALYQRMGQHNVLGQWHRSVQLSIAGLEEGNSRLQHGVAAGRLCPAQRATQRSTAANNVLVMFFIGEVQPYIARLNGYGEELLGAVRRLATMTDAVPEVWDTHMQMLEADAELLRTVTREHVRLWQEVLAPCGGVSTS, encoded by the coding sequence ATGTGTAAGGCTCCTTTCGATCTTGCTGATTACGAGCTCTTTACCCGAATGGTTCATAGGGTACGCTTTTTGTTTTTTGCCGTCGCAGTTTTACTGCTGAGCGGTTGTGCCAAAACCGGCCAAGATTTATTCGACGATTACCTAAACCGATTGAGCAATGTAATGGACGCGCCTAAGCCAGAGTGGGCTGTGCCGAGCGTGGTGACTGCTCCACCGGCCCGCGCTGTGCAATGGGATGTGCCGGAAGTGCGTATCAATCTTCTCTCGTTTTGGGATACCCGCCATTGCGAACTGTTTACGCTGATCGGCGAACGAAACAGCATTCTCGGCCGCGTCATGGCGCCGACGCAGCGCTGGCGTTTTGAATCACGCCTGTTAGGTGCCATTGAAGCCTGCATGAACGACCCGCGTACCGACGACGATTTGCGTGCGGTGTTGGCTGAGTGGCAAGCCGAGAAGCAGACTTACTGGCCACTGGTGACCTGGAATGGCACCTTGGGCGCGCCAGAAGTACGGCACTTACTCCAAACTGAAAGCGCCGCATGGCCTGCTGACGCTATACCGGGCATTCATGGCACCCTGGACGATTTGCGCATTATGACTGGCTGGGTCGAAAACTGGCCGTCGTTAGCGTTGCCGGATAATCGTGAATTTGAAGCGCTGTACCAGCGCATGGGGCAACACAATGTGCTGGGCCAATGGCATCGTTCGGTGCAGTTAAGCATCGCCGGATTGGAAGAAGGCAACAGTCGGTTGCAACATGGCGTGGCGGCGGGTCGATTGTGCCCCGCTCAGCGCGCCACGCAGCGCAGTACTGCAGCAAACAATGTACTGGTGATGTTCTTTATTGGCGAGGTGCAGCCGTATATTGCGCGCTTGAACGGCTATGGGGAGGAACTGCTGGGCGCCGTGCGGCGGCTGGCTACCATGACGGACGCTGTCCCAGAGGTTTGGGATACGCATATGCAAATGCTGGAAGCGGATGCCGAGTTATTGCGTACCGTCACTCGCGAGCATGTGAGGTTATGGCAAGAGGTGCTGGCACCTTGTGGTGGAGTATCGACATCGTAG
- a CDS encoding SDR family oxidoreductase: MTQAKILTVGLGDLGGRIAQSTQAAFPSAQVVGMRRGEGTPAGISLLRHDAAEPWKDAWAEPSTLQGLTDVVLCISPGGRTIEAYQQAYLKVAHQSYAWLQRHAPQAHLWLVSSTGVYGQQHGEWVDEESATEPESPTAQVLVETEQFWLHSAQPATIVRPAGIYGPGREYMFRQAREGFTIADPEPIYTNRIHIDDAARAVVHLMQRRVQGLPVADRYNLTDKDPATLQEVLTWLQQRFGVTPTEQRTLNRGSKRISNQRLLDTGFTLRYPSFREGYEAM; the protein is encoded by the coding sequence ATGACACAAGCAAAAATATTGACCGTGGGGTTAGGCGATTTGGGGGGCCGAATTGCCCAGAGTACCCAAGCGGCCTTCCCCTCGGCACAGGTGGTTGGAATGCGCCGCGGAGAGGGAACACCAGCCGGCATATCGCTTCTGCGCCACGACGCAGCTGAACCTTGGAAGGATGCATGGGCCGAGCCGTCCACCTTGCAGGGGCTAACCGATGTGGTGCTCTGCATTTCGCCCGGCGGACGCACGATAGAGGCTTATCAACAGGCCTATTTAAAGGTTGCCCATCAGTCTTACGCATGGTTGCAACGGCATGCACCGCAGGCGCACCTATGGCTGGTATCGTCCACTGGAGTTTATGGCCAGCAGCACGGTGAATGGGTAGACGAAGAGTCTGCTACCGAGCCTGAAAGCCCAACCGCACAGGTATTGGTGGAAACCGAACAATTTTGGCTGCACAGCGCCCAGCCCGCTACCATTGTGCGTCCGGCGGGGATCTATGGGCCGGGCCGCGAATACATGTTCCGGCAGGCCCGCGAAGGCTTCACCATTGCTGACCCAGAGCCCATCTACACCAATCGTATTCACATCGACGATGCCGCGCGTGCTGTCGTGCATTTAATGCAACGCCGCGTACAAGGCCTCCCTGTTGCAGATCGTTACAACCTCACAGATAAGGACCCCGCCACCTTGCAAGAGGTCTTAACCTGGCTACAGCAGCGGTTTGGTGTGACGCCGACCGAGCAGCGTACCCTGAATCGGGGCAGTAAGCGCATCAGTAATCAGCGGTTGTTAGACACCGGATTCACATTGCGGTATCCGTCCTTCCGCGAAGGGTATGAGGCCATGTAG
- a CDS encoding hydrogen peroxide-inducible genes activator, protein MTLTELRYLLALAEDQHFGKAAERCHVSQPTLSVAIRKLEQRLDVQIFERGRSMVMVTPIGELLITQAKKVIEQADRLEMIARNTGDDLNGALKLGAIYTVAPYLFPHLIPQLRALVPNMSLDIEENYTARLRERLRTGQIDVAIVALPFTETDVLTKSVYVEPFEVLLPTHHPLAERNSITVEELNQTELLLLGEGHCFRDQILEACPAIARSTRDPHGKVKTMADGSSLETIRHMVASGLGVTILPRSAMQHTPYSSEWLVSRPFTSNPPTRTVAMAWRASFPRPKAIDALEKAIKACNI, encoded by the coding sequence ATGACCCTAACCGAATTGCGCTACCTATTGGCATTGGCCGAAGACCAGCATTTTGGCAAAGCGGCCGAGCGTTGTCATGTGAGCCAACCCACACTGAGTGTCGCCATTCGCAAGTTAGAGCAACGTTTGGACGTGCAGATCTTCGAACGTGGCCGCAGTATGGTGATGGTTACGCCCATTGGCGAGCTCTTGATCACTCAGGCGAAGAAAGTCATTGAGCAGGCCGACCGCCTGGAGATGATCGCACGCAATACCGGCGACGACTTGAACGGTGCGCTCAAATTAGGCGCTATTTACACCGTTGCACCTTACCTCTTTCCGCACCTGATTCCGCAGTTGCGTGCATTGGTGCCGAATATGTCACTGGATATTGAAGAAAACTACACCGCGCGGCTGCGGGAGCGCTTGCGTACCGGGCAAATCGATGTTGCGATTGTCGCCCTACCCTTCACCGAAACCGACGTATTGACCAAGTCGGTCTATGTTGAGCCATTTGAGGTGTTGTTGCCCACGCATCATCCATTGGCGGAACGGAACAGTATTACGGTGGAAGAATTAAACCAAACGGAATTGCTGCTGTTAGGTGAAGGCCACTGCTTCCGCGACCAGATTCTGGAAGCTTGCCCCGCGATTGCGCGGTCTACACGTGATCCTCACGGTAAGGTTAAAACCATGGCCGATGGCAGCTCGCTGGAAACCATTCGGCACATGGTGGCTTCGGGCTTAGGGGTAACTATTTTGCCGCGCAGCGCCATGCAGCATACGCCGTATTCTTCGGAGTGGTTGGTGTCGCGGCCGTTCACCAGCAACCCACCGACGCGGACGGTGGCGATGGCGTGGCGGGCGAGTTTTCCGCGCCCGAAAGCGATTGATGCGCTGGAAAAGGCGATTAAAGCCTGTAATATCTAA
- a CDS encoding HlyD family efflux transporter periplasmic adaptor subunit, with product MPAVTRKQLLTWGLPVLILFFAWGISRFMASTPQNVAPAVAEGEVRVAGDTATVSVFTLQRATLSPELTLYGQVKAARSVQLTAPYSATLAELLVTEGERVSANQLLARLDTRDLERQRAQQETRLRDITARLSLQRTEHSANEEALAIEQELLVIAQRAAERTRNLQARNLAAESDVEAAERNLQQQRLSVSSRRLAVNRFADQQSQLQAQQREAELALQQLDDQLADAEIRAPFAGQVAELNIEAASRVTAQNPVMTVVSNGEARVEALLPTHQLASIEEGIRGQLAMGDRQYDVQLLGWEPITRGGSVRARFAFDASPERLVVNQFHRLALELAPQAEVFAVPAPYLYENRFVYRVVDERLERVTVDVVGYRQSLNGSGAPSDLTWTLIRSADLANGDTILASRLPDAAPGLAVIVRGEVF from the coding sequence ATGCCAGCAGTCACTCGTAAACAATTACTCACTTGGGGTCTTCCCGTCCTTATCTTGTTTTTTGCCTGGGGCATCTCGCGTTTTATGGCGAGTACGCCGCAGAATGTCGCGCCCGCCGTCGCTGAAGGCGAAGTCCGGGTGGCTGGAGACACCGCAACAGTCTCTGTATTCACGTTGCAACGCGCAACGTTGTCACCCGAGCTGACGTTGTATGGTCAGGTCAAGGCAGCACGCAGCGTGCAGCTGACGGCCCCCTACAGCGCCACGCTGGCCGAGCTGTTGGTAACAGAAGGTGAACGTGTCAGTGCCAACCAACTATTGGCGAGGTTAGACACTCGCGACCTCGAACGCCAGCGTGCTCAGCAAGAAACTCGTCTGCGCGACATCACTGCGCGGCTTTCACTGCAGCGTACTGAGCACAGCGCGAATGAAGAAGCCTTGGCCATCGAACAAGAACTCTTGGTGATCGCCCAGCGAGCCGCCGAGCGCACGCGCAATCTGCAAGCGCGTAATTTAGCCGCTGAAAGTGATGTGGAAGCTGCCGAGCGAAACCTGCAGCAGCAGCGCCTCAGTGTCAGCAGTCGCCGCTTGGCGGTGAACCGCTTTGCCGACCAACAAAGCCAACTGCAAGCGCAGCAACGTGAAGCGGAATTGGCCTTGCAGCAACTCGACGATCAACTGGCCGATGCGGAAATTCGGGCACCTTTCGCCGGACAAGTCGCGGAACTCAATATTGAAGCCGCCAGCCGCGTGACGGCGCAAAACCCGGTCATGACCGTGGTCAGCAATGGCGAAGCACGGGTTGAAGCCTTGTTGCCCACGCATCAACTGGCCTCAATCGAAGAGGGTATAAGAGGGCAGCTCGCCATGGGCGACCGCCAATACGACGTGCAACTGCTTGGCTGGGAGCCCATTACCCGCGGCGGCAGCGTGCGGGCCCGTTTTGCGTTTGATGCGTCGCCGGAGCGGCTGGTGGTGAATCAGTTTCACCGGCTGGCGCTCGAACTGGCCCCGCAAGCCGAAGTGTTTGCCGTGCCTGCACCCTACCTGTATGAAAATCGCTTTGTGTACCGCGTGGTGGATGAACGACTGGAACGTGTCACGGTCGATGTAGTGGGATACCGGCAGTCGTTGAACGGTAGTGGTGCGCCCAGCGACCTAACCTGGACCCTAATTCGCAGTGCGGACCTTGCCAATGGTGACACAATTCTGGCCTCTCGCTTGCCAGATGCAGCACCGGGCTTGGCGGTAATAGTGCGCGGAGAGGTGTTCTGA